The following coding sequences lie in one Capsicum annuum cultivar UCD-10X-F1 chromosome 5, UCD10Xv1.1, whole genome shotgun sequence genomic window:
- the LOC107872296 gene encoding CASP-like protein PIMP1, giving the protein MGCLANVNLFLRVLSFVCLATCVTILTTSSSDMSVASVFHGDVEVKYRSTDFYAYRYMLACSSAGFVYSLLQTAIAIIQFKTGDCISDKLSHFDVYADKIMSMIVGTGAAAGFGLTVDLNRLPNRAMVTVDFLNKENAAASFCIVGFACSMISSFISLKIFKDEYLYDC; this is encoded by the exons atgggtTGTTTAGCAAATGTGAATCTCTTTTTAAGAGTTCTTTCATTTGTTTGTTTAGCAACTTGTGTCACAATTCTTACAACTTCTTCCTCTGATATGTCTGTTGCTTCTGTATTTCATGGTGATGTTGAAGTCAAGTATAGATCTACTGATTTCTATGCTTATAG ATACATGCTAGCTTGTTCTAGTGCGGGATTTGTGTATTCCCTCTTACAAACTGCAATTGCAATAATCCAATTCAAGACTGGAGATTGTATATCTGATAAACTTAGTCACTTTGATGTATATGCTGACAAG ATAATGTCGATGATAGTGGGTACGGGTGCAGCAGCAGGATTTGGATTAACGGTGGATTTGAATCGATTGCCTAATCGTGCAATGGTTACCGTTGATTTTCTTAACAAAGAAAATGCAGCAGCTAGTTTTTGTATTGTTGGATTTGCATGCAGTATGATTTCttcttttatctctttaaaaatatttaaggatGAGTACTTGTATGATTGCTAG